The window GCCGAAtgctcctccgcctccgcctggTCCGTTCGCTTCAACCCCGAGAGCGGCACCACCCCCTGTACCCCAGTCCCCACCTCTTCCGCGAAGGTCAACAGAAATGTCTCGCTCTGTTCCGTCACTGCCACCCCCGGTCCCTCCGCCCAAGGAAAACCACGATGCTTTGTTTATCCAGAATCCTCGTAAATCAGAAGATGTTGCGGAATCGCCAGTCTTGGATGAGCCCACGCCTCTTGCCTTTGATGACGCCAGAGCCATCTCACCACCTGATCGAAGAGTCCCCCCTCCGGTTGGTGCGCGTCCGAGAGCATCAGTAGAGATGTCCAGACCCAGCCTCAGCGCTCCCAGGAGGTCTATTGACCACCACCGCCCTTCTATGGATTCCGGCTTCATTGCAGGAGACATTGACTTGGCTGTGCAGAGTGGTTGGTGGAAGCAGTCGAATCAAGTTCCTCCTGTTCTCCAAGGTAGGAAGGATATCTACTTTGAGTGTGACGAGTCGACTACGACAAACCAGGGCGAGCAGACGATGATTACACGGGAAACTTTCATCTTATTCCAAGATTACTCGCAGACTATACTCACAGCTCGCTATGACCCTTATGACCCTTCAACTGTGGAATTGGATCAGCGACACGAGGGGCCACCCAAGACTATGCGACAGGATCAGATGGAGGAGGCTTACGACACTTTTGGACGAAAGAtttctgcagctgctctcgCCAAGAAGGACCAAGTTGTCGGCGACGGTAGTGCGCCGGGCTTCGTCTTGGAAATGATCCGCCCGTTGGAGGATGCCTTGTTGCCTATTAGCACTAGATCGTATGGCGCCCTCGTTTACGCCAACATGGCCAATGCGTCTACCCAGCAGCATGACGCCATTCGCCCTGGAGATATCATCACCATTCGAAATGCCAAATTCCAGGGCAAACATGGACCGATGCATGCCAAGTATTCCGCTGAAGTGGGCAAGCCAGACCATGTCGGCATTGTGGCAGAGTGGGATggcaccaagaagaaggtaCGCGCCTGGGAGCAAGGTAGAGATGGCAAGAAGGTGAAGCAGGAAAGCTACAAGCTGGATGATTTGAGGAGCGGCGAGGTCAAGATCTGGCGTGTAGTTTCACGAAGCTGGGTTGGCTGGCAGAAGAAGGCGCTCGCTTAGTGGTACTAGAGCCTCCCCTACCTAATATGTCGGCTACGTTggtcttttcttattttcgGAGCTTTTAAatgaaagggaaaaaagaataaataaagttaaagAGAGGACaaaggaggggggagagTGTTTGGTGATGTCTGAATATTTAATCTCATATCACACACCTCTGTGTGTGTTATGTGTTGTATGTTGTGTGTACGAAGAGCGCAAATGCATGTTGgcctttcccccctttttttattataatgCCGAATGTGTGCTGCATatgctcctttttcttttcttttcttttcttgtaCGTTTATACAATTGTTgatatataattctttttccGCTTTTAGATGGGATTTTGCATTTTGTGTTGTTTATCTGCGTGAGACGTCAGGCGTGAGGCGTGAAATGCTGTGCTCTAGGTGAGTTGGAGATGGTGCGCTTTTGTATAGACGTGGACGGGTGGATAGCAACTCACTTATAGGTGGTGGCACGAGAGGTTTTTAGATACAGTCAGGTTTTTGGGCTCAGTTAGCATGTGATTGTTGCATACTAATTTACTAGATGTATGTACTGGAAGATTCCATCGTCTCAACAAACAATCTCCTGGTGCGGCTTATCTGAGATAAGTGCACATATACTGTGACTTCTCGCTATCGTGCCTTGTAAGTGAAATGTAGGGTGTTACAACGTGATAAGCTGGCTTTAACGAGATAAGGCTATCTGTTTCCAACGTAAGAATTCGGATCTCTGAGTCAGCCgtttccctttctttttttctctagcAAGGGCGAAGGTAGGCGTGATTAATGTCTCGGATCGAGTACGTACGAGGCTTGTGAATGTCTCGGCTTTTAGGAGCGACATACAGAGCCggttttctctctctcgagGTATTTAGACAGACCGGTACGGCTATCGCTGGGTTTTGTGGTATTACTTGAGCTCTTAATGTTTTTTTCTGGGAGTTAATCTTCCGATGTAGTACGTAGTATTGACTCGGTGGTTTTTGTGTGTATTTTAAAGAGCTTAAGGTGTCCTTGTTGTCCTTATcaatggtggtggtggtccGACTATGCGGTGCAGGTGTGTTACATTTATTACCTGTACCGGGTTGTTGTGAGACAGTGTTGACTGAGTGAAATTGAGGTGCAGATAGATTTCTTGTTAATACCTTGTAGGATTACTTGATCTTTGATTACAGAGATGTGTTTGCGTCTCAATAATTGGATGGGAGTCCTTTCGGCAACAATGCGCAATTAGGCATGGAGCTTTACGTGGACTTACACGAGCTTGCACAGCGCCAGGCAGATGCGTggatgtggaagaagaaacgtCGTCCCTTACAGTGGACACGTCCCTCATCTTTACCGCCCATCTGCCGCATGGGGGAGGCTAACCGGCTCAGTAGCCGATGGGATTGGCCCCCGGCTTatagaaaaagaggaagcgTACATCTAGCTCAGTGCAGGGAGTGATACACCTGCCGTGCTCCCTTGCGAATAACAGGTAATAAGGCAGCTTTACCCAGTCGTCACAGAGGAATTGACTGAGACTGCTGGATCAATGCAGGAGGAGTTGGCTAACGGCAGTTGTTGAGAGGCTGGGCCGTGCGACCTGGGGAGAAAGCAGGGTCTTTTCCGTAATCTGTCTTGAGACGACCCACGATTTATTCCTCGATTCCcgtcctctctctctcttctctttcttctcatctctaTGTTATCTAATAAGGCCTTTATTTCTCTTGCTGCCTTTAAATTTTTGCCCATCTTTTACCCATTGCCTTGCCAATATCTCAAAAATGGGTGCCAAGTCATACAAACCCAGCAAGGCTCAAGCAGACCTCGTCCCTAACCAGCTGAAGGATCTCCCAATAGCCCTCACGGCTGATGAATGCAAAGGCAAGACTTACATCGTCACTGGTGCTAATGGAGGCCTTGGCTATGAAGCCACCAAGCACCTCGTCCGCcttgaagctgccaaagtcaTCATCGGCGTGCGCAATGCggaagctggccaagctgcaAAGTCAACAATCGAGGGAGAGCTGAATCGCAAAGATGTAATCGAGGTGTGGGATCTTGACTTGGCCTCGTACGATTCTGTCAAGGCCTTTGCCAAGAAGGTCGAAAGCCTGGAGCGGATTGACGCGCTCGTTTTGAACGCGGGCGCTTTGATGTCGGCGTGGGACGTGAAAGAGGGCAACGAGtccagcatcaccatcaacgtCATGTCCAATTTTCTGCTGGCCGTGTCGGTCCTCCCGCGCCTCCAGGCTATTGCGAAGCAGCATGAGATTAAACCGCACTTGGTGGTTGTCGGCTCCGTGAGCGGGCTCTTCACCGGCGAACAGGTCAAGAAGTTTTCCAAGACGGACATCTTGGATGACTTGAACAACCAGGCGAAATGGAAGCGCGACATGCCCGATCGCTACGGCGTGTCCAAGTTCTTGGAGCACATTGCCGCGCGAGAACTGGCGGCTCTTGTGCCAGTCTCTGAAAGCGGCGTCGTCATCAACGTCGTTGATCCTGGCCTGTGCAAGACTAATCTGACTCGGAATGTGAGCTTCCTCGATCGTCTCAGGGGCTGGCTCGCCAAGGCGGCAATGGGACGGACCGCCGAGATGGGTAGCCGGACGCTGATTCATGGCATTGCGGCCACCGAGGAGAGCCATGGGAAATACTTGACTGCTTGTGAGATTCGAGAGTAAGTCTgccgctttttttttttttcacgcATCTCTTGTATGGGCTTATATCATTTCATTGGCTAACTCTGTGTGTTCTTTCTGCTTTTTAGGGACCATATTCCTGAATGGATGACGGACGAGTCGGGCAAGGTGCTACAGAAGCAGATTTGGGTAGAGCTTGCTGAGAGATTGGACAAGATTCAGCCTGGCgtggtggctgctgctatccAGAACTAAAATTGTTCATGTTCTCCCGATGGGGTCTTGTAAAACTGTGTCCCCCTTTGTATGAGAATGTTGAGTGTTTGACACAAACGTTACTACTGAAATGGAGACATCTTGTCAGATGAAGTGCGATAAGATTGAGACCATATGCGCATCGCGTAATAATGCCTACCCGTACTGATAATAGCTGAAATTTGTTACTGAGTGACCAGAAAAGAATCCCCAGATCGACGTAAGATGCGTGCTAGTCTTGTTAAGCTATAGTCTTGAAGGCTGTAGTTGTGAATCCACGTGTGGTGAAGTGACCCATCTTTCTTAGATCATGTTGGCTGTTTCGTAACTCAAACTCGTATTGCTTGCTTCTCTGCTATAGAGCACAGTAAAGCCGTTGCTGGATCAGTAATCTACGTCTATTTACTGGATTTACTTGTGCAGCTGGGCCAGTTTCGTAGCTGCGCCCGCTCAATACGCGTACGCAATCGAGCCATTAGATATTGAGACAAGTACTGTATCGTCTACTTCTATCGTCTACTGGAGAAACTTTTGTACAAATAAACAGTAGAGAAATTTGgtactttttatttattgACCATCCAAAATCTTCACCTTATTACCTGTAAGCTTAGGTGTTTGTATGTAATGACTGAGAATCAACTTTGATAAAAGAGGTAGGATCATGGGGGAAACGGTTCACCTCTAAGCATTAGTAGTTGATATCGTTAATTCTACGCTTCGAGCTATACAGTATAAATTTGTAAAATGTAAGCTGTGCCGGCTGTGGTGCCATATACTCCAAGCTCTTTAAAGTTTCCAAATGAGCATCGACGTATACTCCCTGGACAAACCATGTATAGATACCAAATGCCTTACCTAAGAAAAGGCAATCTTGGCTGGAACCTTAGGTTTCAAAAAATACTCAGATGTGCGTCATCTATAAGCATACGTACATCACTGCACTACGCCTCCACAATTGCTCCGCATCATATCGTGATCTCACCCAAGCATTCAGAAAAGTGACTGAAACTGTGTGGAATCGCAGGTAAAAGTGTTTTGACAGCACCTCAAGGTGGGACTCTGGCCACGCAACCCTTCTTTAGAGCGGCTGAGGCTGTGCAAGCCTGGCTGCGCGGTTGAAATAGCGCTGCAGCTGTGCCTGTAGTGGTGTGTGGCTGAGCACAGGGGAGGGAGGcccttgtctttgctctAAAGCATCACGAATAGAATTGATGTGATACTGCCTGTTCTTTGCTTCAATTGCATCAAGCGATGCTCTGGACAGGTATAGAAAAAACCTCGGACGAGCTTTTGAGCTTATATGCCTGGCTTGGGCGTTATTTGCGGCCTGAGCAATTGACTTTTTCATCCTAATTGAGGCCATCACGGTGCACAATTCATCGGGAACGTGTACTGTTTGAGCTGCGATACTGACACGGTACATATGATGCCACAACTGCCCAACCGGGCAATGAAGGTGCGAGATAAACTCCGCCAGAGACGCTAAAAATACAGTGCCGGGGGACGGCTATGCAGATACCCGCCCAAGCTGCCTCTTtcaagcagctgctggtaGCGGCAAGCGCCCGCCCCCACACAGGAGCTGAGGCGATTTCCAGCAGGCTGCCTCAAGcgacaagacaaaaacaTCAATCCATCCCCTTTGAGCGATCCTTACTGCTGGGCTTTGTTCtgtgcttctctttctggTCCTAACAATCCGACAGCATCTCTCCTCAGGACTATTCTCATGCGTATGTCTAGCTGCAGCCCGCTCCATTGAGCTCTACCGGTCTCGCGTTTAGCGCATTCCTTGGCCGAGACACCAGCAAACCGCCGGATGCCAGCGCCACAGGCCTAGCATCAACATGTCCTCGTTCACTCCCAATGAGCGCCAGCGCAGAATCGTTCACTTGTCGCAGCAATGGGGCGTCGTCCTGCCTCCAGTCCCGGCGCCGTTGTCGCGGCCGATGCAGCCGCCCTCGTTTCGGACAGCCGCAGATGACGAAGTCGCCGAGGGTCTCGTCCAGCGCCAGGCCGCCGACTCGGCCAAGACGCGCCCCAAGAGCGGCCTAAGCCGAGCATTCTCCTCGAGCAATCTGAAAAAGGGTAAGGGCTGGGACGCAAAGGACGTCCTCGATGTCTTGGCGCAGTGGATTGCCAACTCTGGCTCCCCGGGCGTGGCTGAGGCCCTGATTCTGAAGCTGACCTCTGTCGGCGTCGACTTGACGggctcgcagcagcagaagggCGGCATTCTGAGCAGGAGGAAGAGCCTGGACGGCTTCGATGGTCGATCCCAGCTGCTGCGGTCTGCGGTGGAGAGGAACTTGATGGACATGGTGAGGGTTTTGCTTCCTCATGCCGATTCTCTCGCCCTCGATGCGTCGCTCCCGGTTGCCATTCGCAGTGGCAATACGCAGATTGTTGAGAATCTGCTGAGGTACGGTGCTAATGCATCACGATTGACCGATGCACAAACTGCCTTTCGCCAGGCGTGCTCAATTCCTGGTCTGTCTGGCATCGTCAGCCTTGTGCTTCAGTCAGAGGGTCGACCTCCAGCAGCCCTGGTATCAGACGCCATGATTGACGCCGCGAGGGCTGGAAATCTACAAAGCGTCCTCTATCTTAGCCGCTCGATAGCAGATGGGAATCATAAACAAGCTGAGGCGTTGAGGCAGGCTGTTGATATGGGACGCAGGGATATCGCAGtggccatcatcatgggAAATCAGCCACCACAGCGACCAGGAGTAGATAATGCTTTCCAAGCTGCCTTCGAACATCCATCAATGAACCCGGACACAAAATTAGAATTTGCGGAACTCTTGCTTTGTGCTGGGGCTGGAGGAGAATTCTTATCCCGAGCTCTCGAGCTGTCCTGTGAAACCCAGTTTTACGACATGGCCAACATGCTAGCCATGTATGGCGCCTCCATTGAGTCTAATGATGCTTCAATGCTCAAAGGTGCTATTGCTCGTGGGCAGCTGGATCTGGTGAATTCGCTTTTGCATGATAGGACAGCGCTCAGCCCCCCCGCTGCATCGAGCTGCGTCTCGGCGATTCCAAAGCAGGCTGCAGCTGAAGTTCGCTATATGctgctttgtcttttgctTAAAAAGGGTGCCAATGGCGATGCCCTCAACCAGGCTCTTATTGACGCGGTTGAGGCTGGCGATGTAAACTCAACCGAGCTGCTTCTCAATCCTTATTTCACCACGGCGCAAACCAACGGTGCCAAGCCTCTGAACGGCGGACGCCACGCGGTAGCATCTGTCGATTATCAAAATGGACGAGCGGTTTGTGCTGCTATTATCCAGTCAAACATTGAGCTGACACGAAAACTTTTGGCTGCGCGAGCTTCGGCCAATACACTGGCAATCGCCTTTCCACTTACAATGAGACTGTCCGGTGCAGATCGATATCATATCGCCGAGGTTTTTCTCAAAAGATCattgccagcagcaagcttACATGCTGCGCTTCAGGATGCCATCGGTGAGGATAGATCGAAGAGAGACGGGGCACTCATCAACCTGCTCCTGCAACACGACGCCGATGTAAATTTCAACAAGGGGGCTGGACTATCCTCTCTCATTGCACAAAAAGACGTGAATCTTCTAGTCCCGTTGTTGAAAAAGGCATCTCCacagacagcagcagcacgaaCACACGACGTTATGCGAGTCGACGACCATAGAGCGAGGTTTGAcatgatggtgttgttgtttcAAGCAGGCGCTGCTTCTGGTGCAGTTGAAATTGCAACTGCACTGCTGGAAACCTTGAATGAGAAGCCCGTTGATATGTCACTTCTCCAGCTGTTGCTTCAACAAGGCAATGCGGATGTCAACGCTTTGGATGGCGCAATAGCGACCAAGGCCACTCAGAATCCTGACCCCAAGGTGTTGGAATTCGTGATCAACCTGGGTAAACCTGCTGGTAACACGATTACCAAAGCACTACAGTGTCTTGCTTCAATCGCCCCATCTGAAGGGAAAACATCCAAGCTACgagtgctgctgccaaaatctgaaggaaaggaagaattAAACGGCATCCTTGCTCAGGAAGTACAGTTTCTTGCGCGAGATACCGGCCGACAACAAGCACCGCTTACCACTCTTGAGATATTGTTAGAGTCAGGGGCCGATCCGAACGCGTATAAAGCGGCCTCTCTGTGCCATGCGGTTATGGGAGGCAAAATCCAAATTGTCGATCTCTTATTTGGCCCCCAGTGCCGTTTGAACCAAGCTTCTTTGGGGTATGCGCTGCCTCACGCGCTGAGACTACAAGATGCGATGAATAGGTTGACGTTGGCAAAAAGATTGGTTGAGGCTGGAGTCTCCCCACAGGAAGTCAACCGAGCATTGATACATGCAATCAAGACTTATCCCTCGGATTTTGGCTTGATACGAACCTTGGCAAGCAAAGCTGATACTGCGGACGGCGAAGCTTTGTCCCTTGCGATATCAAAAGAGTCTGTAGATGTGACGGATATTTTGCTCACAGCTGCCAATCACTCAATGGACAACAgaagcttggctttgacTCGCGCAATGGATATAAAAAACCGCCCCAACAGGAATACCTTGTGCCAGCGCCTTTTAGCGTATGAGATATCCCCTACTGCAGCTTCGAATGCCCTGCTAGTTGCTGCTCGTGAAGGCGATGTCAAACTTGGCGATATTCTCATGTCTCATGGCGCGAGTATGTCGCAGAACAACGGCCAAGCGGTTATAGAAGCATGTCGCGGAGGATCTGTCGAAGTGTTGAAAGTCCTGTTGGGAACAGACATGACTGTGAATAACACGACTCTAGAAGAAGGTTTTCAAGCAGCTACTGAGGTTGGAGACTTGAGTAAACGAGCCATGATATTCGAGCAGATTCTCGGCAAAGGGCTCAGAGGGGAGCTCGTTGACGCGCAGCTAGAATCAGCGGCAAGATACggagaagatggacaagCCCTGTTGAGGGTGTTGCTAGTTGCCGGAGCGGACCCCAATTATGCCAACGGCGAGGCTGTCGTAGCGGCAACAAGAAGTGCTTTTATCAAGAACTTAGAACTCCTTCTTGGACTTTGGGGTGAAGGTGATAGTCAGGTAATacagcccccccttttcacGCCCTGATGTTTTGACTTTGACTAAACGCATGACCTTTGCAGAAGAAGGCATCTCCCCCTACACTTGTCCGGGCGCTCAAAGCGTCCTGGAGTCTTAATCGCGACACTCGATATCTCATAATCCAAGATCTGATGAAAGCGGGTCTTCCCGTTGCTGAGGATCTGCATATTACATTGAATGATGCGGTCAACGAAGAAAATTCTGAGGATAGATTGGTAAAACTCTTGTTAGAGTACGGCGCTTCTCCTTTAGCCAACGGATGCAAGACTTTAATCGACGCCGCAGAAAAAGCGCTTTCGTCGTCACTAGCCCTCTTACTGGAGATTGATATTCCTCAATGCGATATTGACATGGCCTTTAGCAATTCCTTCAAGGCTGAAAAATTCGACGCTTGGTTTACACAATCTGGATTAGAGACGGCAAATATGCTTCTTGACAAAGGGGCAACGGGTGACGCTTTGAGTGAAGCACTTGTTCGAGTCATGAAGAGCTCTGGTAACCCAGAACTTACTGATCAGTTCTTCAACGTCCTCAGTGCTCATGATCCAGATGTTAATTATCAGCAGGGAGAACCGTTGCGATTGGCTGCGTCTCAAGCAAACATTGACTGGACTCACAGACTTCTTGCTTGCCACCCATCCACGGAAACCCTCACGTTTGCTTTTCACTGTATATTTGATACTGAACTTACTCAGGACTTTGTCTTGGAACTTTTCCAAATGTTTGCGGATTATCACGAAGGAGATGTCCGTGTCGATGTGATGGCTACACGTGTTGGCCATATGCCGGTGCTCGGGAGGGCCATTTCGCAATATCCTCGCTCTTCAACCATTTTGACGACGTTATTAGATGCAGGATACTACTATGACCAATCTATGCTCTATAAGCTTCATCCAGAaattgaagaggaagaagagatgacACTTCTTACTTGGGCCATTGC is drawn from Trichoderma atroviride chromosome 7, complete sequence and contains these coding sequences:
- a CDS encoding uncharacterized protein (EggNog:ENOG41), translating into MGAKSYKPSKAQADLVPNQLKDLPIALTADECKGKTYIVTGANGGLGYEATKHLVRLEAAKVIIGVRNAEAGQAAKSTIEGELNRKDVIEVWDLDLASYDSVKAFAKKVESLERIDALVLNAGALMSAWDVKEGNESSITINVMSNFLLAVSVLPRLQAIAKQHEIKPHLVVVGSVSGLFTGEQVKKFSKTDILDDLNNQAKWKRDMPDRYGVSKFLEHIAARELAALVPVSESGVVINVVDPGLCKTNLTRNVSFLDRLRGWLAKAAMGRTAEMGSRTLIHGIAATEESHGKYLTACEIREDHIPEWMTDESGKVLQKQIWVELAERLDKIQPGVVAAAIQN
- a CDS encoding uncharacterized protein (EggNog:ENOG41); translation: MSSFTPNERQRRIVHLSQQWGVVLPPVPAPLSRPMQPPSFRTAADDEVAEGLVQRQAADSAKTRPKSGLSRAFSSSNLKKGKGWDAKDVLDVLAQWIANSGSPGVAEALILKLTSVGVDLTGSQQQKGGILSRRKSLDGFDGRSQLLRSAVERNLMDMVRVLLPHADSLALDASLPVAIRSGNTQIVENLLRYGANASRLTDAQTAFRQACSIPGLSGIVSLVLQSEGRPPAALVSDAMIDAARAGNLQSVLYLSRSIADGNHKQAEALRQAVDMGRRDIAVAIIMGNQPPQRPGVDNAFQAAFEHPSMNPDTKLEFAELLLCAGAGGEFLSRALELSCETQFYDMANMLAMYGASIESNDASMLKGAIARGQLDLVNSLLHDRTALSPPAASSCVSAIPKQAAAEVRYMLLCLLLKKGANGDALNQALIDAVEAGDVNSTELLLNPYFTTAQTNGAKPLNGGRHAVASVDYQNGRAVCAAIIQSNIELTRKLLAARASANTLAIAFPLTMRLSGADRYHIAEVFLKRSLPAASLHAALQDAIGEDRSKRDGALINLLLQHDADVNFNKGAGLSSLIAQKDVNLLVPLLKKASPQTAAARTHDVMRVDDHRARFDMMVLLFQAGAASGAVEIATALLETLNEKPVDMSLLQLLLQQGNADVNALDGAIATKATQNPDPKVLEFVINLGKPAGNTITKALQCLASIAPSEGKTSKLRVLLPKSEGKEELNGILAQEVQFLARDTGRQQAPLTTLEILLESGADPNAYKAASLCHAVMGGKIQIVDLLFGPQCRLNQASLGYALPHALRLQDAMNRLTLAKRLVEAGVSPQEVNRALIHAIKTYPSDFGLIRTLASKADTADGEALSLAISKESVDVTDILLTAANHSMDNRSLALTRAMDIKNRPNRNTLCQRLLAYEISPTAASNALLVAAREGDVKLGDILMSHGASMSQNNGQAVIEACRGGSVEVLKVLLGTDMTVNNTTLEEGFQAATEVGDLSKRAMIFEQILGKGLRGELVDAQLESAARYGEDGQALLRVLLVAGADPNYANGEAVVAATRSAFIKNLELLLGLWGEGDSQKKASPPTLVRALKASWSLNRDTRYLIIQDLMKAGLPVAEDLHITLNDAVNEENSEDRLVKLLLEYGASPLANGCKTLIDAAEKALSSSLALLLEIDIPQCDIDMAFSNSFKAEKFDAWFTQSGLETANMLLDKGATGDALSEALVRVMKSSGNPELTDQFFNVLSAHDPDVNYQQGEPLRLAASQANIDWTHRLLACHPSTETLTFAFHCIFDTELTQDFVLELFQMFADYHEGDVRVDVMATRVGHMPVLGRAISQYPRSSTILTTLLDAGYYYDQSMLYKLHPEIEEEEEMTLLTWAIAQPQKKVSTALIQILVERGAKVNIGTKISGTTPLMLAVRERRPDIVKILLLEGADVDAMDFLGRTPMAMVTHLSGEVAIQMMSSLLAAEPSKDDGSLHNAARDLNLAAVKVLMEADHDPDFPSPLHNGRSALGEVCLHGADAGDMTPERERRMQKVMTFLVDAGSDLSIKLDGKSILYLCFDSTDPVATTRALLKSGMWKHINKPSNQYADETFVYSPTTYVTKFMSSHDARDELLSVLRASRATDVYYAKEGAQPEGAVGLPEDMEVRERIRKARSERLVEESQDFAMAMARKREIASVDQQIQSQRVEMEDARRRRLQSEDLSSIRAKAQLEESLANDAFKRRLIEQRAVTEATLASSRALAASDLEAEEARQRKALEWENKLNSERAGNARALIEMRIGEREELERIDVASESRIQRRLEAQRRLVESQDKLARRLGDAPTAPGDPRRQIGYVTELN